A single Vicinamibacterales bacterium DNA region contains:
- a CDS encoding dienelactone hydrolase family protein: MQWVRIADADLGVMLAAVARPSGPGPHPVVVVLHGTHGFAREYVQWAQDLARGGFLAVAACWFSGGSGGGSGIVTPPIPCPEIPPLKRDAYPEAVRYIHAVVKAARLLPGVRPDRIGLVGHSRGGGETLQYLLAFGDVQAAVLHAAGHGYRPVARAAEFKVPMLLLHGTADGPADGGGANTQVALAREFEAALRRNGKPVEAHYYEGGGHNTFFTNATQHDDELKRMIAFLRRHLGA; this comes from the coding sequence GTGCAGTGGGTGAGGATCGCAGACGCGGATCTCGGGGTGATGTTAGCCGCCGTCGCACGACCCTCGGGCCCCGGTCCTCATCCGGTCGTCGTCGTCCTTCACGGCACCCATGGATTCGCGCGCGAGTACGTTCAATGGGCGCAGGACCTCGCGCGCGGTGGATTCCTCGCCGTTGCCGCGTGCTGGTTTTCCGGGGGAAGCGGCGGCGGCTCCGGTATCGTGACACCGCCGATCCCCTGTCCAGAGATACCGCCGCTGAAGCGTGACGCATACCCGGAAGCGGTGCGGTACATCCACGCGGTGGTGAAGGCGGCTCGCCTGCTGCCGGGCGTTCGTCCGGATCGGATCGGGCTCGTTGGACATTCCCGCGGCGGCGGCGAAACACTGCAGTACCTGCTCGCGTTCGGCGACGTCCAGGCGGCGGTTCTGCATGCGGCGGGGCACGGGTATCGGCCGGTGGCGCGCGCCGCCGAGTTCAAGGTGCCGATGCTTCTCCTGCATGGCACAGCCGACGGGCCTGCTGATGGTGGAGGCGCCAACACGCAGGTCGCGCTGGCGCGCGAGTTCGAGGCGGCGCTGCGGCGGAACGGGAAACCTGTCGAAGCGCACTACTACGAAGGAGGCGGCCACAACACCTTTTTCACGAACGCGACTCAGCACGACGACGAGTTGAAGAGGATGATCGCGTTCCTGCGGCGCCACCTCGGCGCCTAG
- a CDS encoding ABC transporter ATP-binding protein yields the protein MLRPHWLRMAAALVAVVFETLADVLEPWPVAIVVDHVLGGKPLPRQVRPVVDTWFGTDPAALLEFALAAIIVIAIVGGIASYVQKYLTTTVSQWVAHDLRLTLYNRIQRLSLAEHGRSRVGDLVMRVTKDVDAVQDFIDTALLGLVVNALTLAGMVTVMLLYNWRFTLVGLSVAPVLSVFVYFYSRRVKAASRVVKKKESELLSNVAEKLTSIQVIQAFAREEYEDRHFSFDSRDSVRAGLQARSIKAKLSPMVDLIVAAGTCIVLLYGVRLISLGQLSTGVLILFLMYLKKTYKPIKDLSKMVNTLSKAAVSYERIQEVIELESAIRDRPDARVAPPFRGLIEFDRVTFGYDRDTIVLKDVSFRIEPGQKVAIVGPSGMGKSTIASLVPRFFDPLSGVVRIDGVDVREYTLTSLRDQLGFVLQDSLLFSGTIWDNISYGRPDADPEDTIRAAQLANAHDFIVGLRQGYGTPVGERGATLSGGQRRRIAIARAMVRNSPILILDEPTTGLDAGAERAVVEALERLMEGRTCLVIAHHLDTIRSSDLILVVKDAEIVERGTHLDLIAAGGVYYELYMLQARQQEPHATPARHEQAFGSPEAR from the coding sequence GTGCTGCGGCCGCATTGGCTCAGGATGGCCGCCGCGCTCGTCGCCGTCGTGTTCGAGACGCTCGCCGATGTTCTCGAGCCATGGCCGGTCGCCATCGTCGTCGACCACGTGCTCGGCGGCAAGCCGCTTCCGCGTCAGGTGCGACCCGTCGTCGACACGTGGTTCGGCACCGATCCGGCGGCGCTCCTCGAGTTTGCGCTGGCCGCCATCATCGTGATCGCGATCGTCGGCGGCATCGCGTCGTACGTCCAGAAGTACCTGACAACCACCGTCAGCCAGTGGGTGGCACACGACCTGCGGCTGACGCTCTACAACCGGATCCAGCGGCTGTCGCTTGCGGAGCACGGCCGTTCGCGCGTCGGCGATCTGGTGATGCGGGTCACGAAGGACGTCGACGCGGTGCAGGACTTCATCGACACGGCCCTGCTCGGCCTGGTCGTCAACGCGCTCACCCTCGCCGGCATGGTGACGGTGATGCTCCTGTACAACTGGCGTTTCACGCTGGTCGGCCTGTCGGTGGCGCCGGTGTTGTCCGTGTTCGTCTACTTCTATTCACGGCGTGTGAAGGCCGCATCCCGTGTGGTCAAGAAGAAGGAGAGCGAGCTGCTCTCGAACGTCGCCGAGAAGCTGACCTCCATCCAGGTCATCCAGGCGTTCGCCCGCGAGGAGTACGAAGATCGCCATTTCAGCTTCGACAGCCGCGACAGCGTCCGCGCCGGCCTGCAGGCGCGCAGCATCAAAGCCAAGCTCTCGCCGATGGTCGATCTCATCGTCGCGGCGGGCACCTGCATCGTCCTGCTGTACGGCGTCCGGCTGATCTCGCTCGGACAGCTCTCGACCGGTGTGCTGATCCTCTTCCTCATGTACTTGAAGAAGACCTACAAGCCGATCAAAGACCTGTCCAAGATGGTCAACACGCTGTCCAAGGCGGCGGTCAGTTACGAACGGATCCAGGAGGTGATCGAGCTCGAGAGCGCGATCCGCGATCGGCCGGATGCCCGCGTGGCGCCGCCGTTCCGCGGGCTCATCGAGTTCGATCGGGTGACGTTCGGCTACGATCGCGACACGATCGTCCTCAAGGACGTGAGCTTCCGGATCGAGCCGGGTCAGAAAGTCGCCATCGTCGGGCCGTCCGGAATGGGCAAGAGCACGATCGCCAGTCTCGTCCCGCGCTTCTTCGATCCGCTGAGTGGCGTCGTCCGCATCGACGGCGTGGACGTCCGCGAGTACACGCTCACGTCGCTGCGCGATCAGCTTGGCTTCGTGCTGCAGGATTCGCTGCTCTTCAGCGGGACCATCTGGGACAACATCAGTTATGGGCGGCCCGATGCGGATCCGGAAGACACCATCCGTGCGGCGCAGCTCGCCAACGCGCACGATTTCATCGTCGGCCTTCGGCAGGGCTACGGGACGCCGGTGGGTGAGCGCGGCGCGACGCTGTCGGGTGGCCAGCGCCGGCGGATTGCGATCGCCCGCGCCATGGTGCGCAACTCACCCATCCTGATCCTGGACGAGCCCACCACCGGCCTCGACGCGGGGGCCGAGCGCGCGGTCGTCGAGGCGCTCGAGCGGCTGATGGAGGGCCGGACGTGCCTCGTGATCGCTCATCATCTGGACACCATCCGGTCGTCAGACCTGATCCTCGTCGTGAAGGACGCCGAGATCGTCGAGCGCGGCACGCATCTCGACCTGATCGCCGCTGGAGGCGTGTACTACGAGCTCTACATGCTGCAGGCGAGGCAGCAGGAGCCGCACGCGACACCGGCTCGGCACGAGCAGGCCTTTGGCTCGCCGGAGGCGAGGTGA
- a CDS encoding SAM-dependent methyltransferase — MSRPLAAWTPRRTLFVGPAALLIATLHAVDPGKPSVSALEVTAYRAIGAKHPDPAIRNGDTLAERFLGAEERDILRKAKSDLVLNALALDTERAWASLGIRRGFAQAVHVRTRHIDAMFEESLALGATQVVILGAGLDSRPYRYGTRLAAARVFEVDFPPTQEYKKKRVREVVGSLPSHVRYVPIDFTKDDLRTVLEAAGYDRGRKTIFIWEGVTFYIPEAAVDATLRFVAQHSAPGSRIVFDYFLASTLTSPHATLKDVMSRLEAVKEPIIFGLPDEDRQGFVTKRGLAIVSDVHMSELRARYLPPAEAGALPELAKAGSYICTAAVR; from the coding sequence ATGAGTCGGCCCCTGGCGGCGTGGACCCCACGCAGGACGTTGTTTGTCGGTCCGGCGGCGCTGCTGATCGCGACCCTCCACGCGGTCGATCCCGGCAAGCCATCGGTGTCGGCGCTCGAAGTGACGGCATATCGTGCGATCGGCGCCAAGCACCCCGACCCGGCGATCCGCAACGGCGACACGCTCGCGGAACGCTTTCTCGGTGCTGAAGAGCGGGACATCCTCCGCAAGGCCAAATCGGACCTCGTGCTGAACGCGCTGGCGTTGGACACCGAGCGCGCATGGGCGAGCCTGGGCATCCGGCGGGGCTTCGCGCAGGCGGTGCACGTGCGCACCCGCCACATCGACGCAATGTTCGAGGAAAGCCTCGCGCTGGGTGCGACGCAGGTGGTCATCCTGGGCGCCGGGCTGGACAGCCGGCCGTACAGGTACGGGACGCGCCTCGCGGCGGCGCGCGTCTTCGAGGTCGATTTTCCCCCCACGCAGGAGTACAAGAAGAAGCGCGTCAGGGAAGTCGTCGGCTCCCTGCCGTCCCACGTTCGATACGTGCCCATCGACTTCACCAAGGACGATCTCAGGACGGTACTCGAGGCCGCCGGATACGACCGTGGCAGGAAGACAATCTTCATCTGGGAAGGTGTGACGTTCTACATCCCCGAGGCAGCCGTGGATGCGACGCTCAGATTCGTGGCGCAACATTCGGCTCCGGGCAGCAGAATCGTCTTCGACTATTTTCTCGCGAGCACGCTGACGTCGCCGCACGCAACCTTGAAAGACGTCATGAGCCGCCTCGAGGCTGTGAAGGAGCCCATCATCTTCGGGCTGCCGGACGAAGACCGGCAGGGCTTCGTCACGAAGCGCGGGCTCGCGATTGTGTCGGACGTTCACATGAGCGAGTTGCGCGCTCGATACCTGCCACCGGCCGAAGCGGGAGCCTTGCCGGAGCTCGCGAAGGCGGGCAGCTATATCTGCACTGCTGCCGTTCGATAG
- a CDS encoding PAS domain S-box protein, with the protein MNTDRNLLFAVLALQADFLDPDQFIKACTLWTTRKHVALPQLLIELGWMNATERSDVERLLERTLRKYGGEARAGLAVIADDVKRSLAALDDDDIQRTLCDLPDPDAPTTLATIHEHISNPRDRYSVSRLHASGGIGRIWVARDLTFGRNVALKELRPERASLPAHRARFLQEARITGQLEHPGIVPVYELAVRAADQEPFYTMRFVKGRTLSEAARAWHQTRRQAQGEMLDLLPLLNAFITVCNTIAYAHSRRVIHRDLKGENVVMGDFGEVVVLDWGLAKLVDQKPEADAASLDADNAGPIDIGLTMQGQAMGTPAYMAPEQASGRVDIIDRCTDIYGLGAILYEVLTGDPPFSGQDTEEVLRKVREEPPRPPRERWPDVPPALESICMRALAKQPKDRFASASELATAVQSWQEVERREAQEERDRFFTLSLDMLNIAGFDGYFKRVNPAFERTLGYTVEEVLAAPYLSFIHPDDVERTIAEAQKIASGTGTVTFENRYRCKDGSYRWFLWTATPYPTRQLIYSAAKDITDRKLAEEALRKGAERYRSVITAMQDGILVLDADGSIRTCNPSAERILGLTAEQIIGRTAVDPRWRAIHDDGSPFPSDAFPVAETLRTGQPCSNVVMGVYKPDDTLTWISINSEPAFEADGTTLSGVVASFEDITERRRLEEALRQASTELAILRHGRPGEIPPASGQPERV; encoded by the coding sequence ATGAATACAGATCGCAACCTGCTGTTTGCCGTGCTGGCGCTGCAAGCGGACTTTCTCGATCCGGACCAGTTCATCAAGGCGTGTACGTTGTGGACGACGCGCAAGCACGTGGCCCTTCCGCAGCTCTTGATCGAGTTGGGCTGGATGAACGCGACGGAACGGTCGGATGTCGAGCGGCTGCTCGAGCGCACGTTGAGGAAGTACGGCGGCGAAGCCAGGGCGGGCCTTGCGGTGATCGCCGATGACGTGAAGCGCTCATTGGCCGCCCTGGACGACGACGATATTCAACGGACGCTGTGCGATCTCCCGGATCCTGATGCGCCGACGACCCTGGCGACCATCCACGAACACATCTCGAATCCCCGGGACCGCTATTCAGTGAGCCGTTTGCACGCGAGCGGCGGCATTGGACGGATCTGGGTAGCGCGCGATCTGACTTTCGGCCGTAACGTCGCTCTGAAGGAGCTGCGACCCGAGCGTGCTTCCTTGCCCGCCCACCGCGCCCGCTTCCTTCAGGAAGCCCGGATCACCGGGCAGCTGGAGCATCCAGGCATCGTACCTGTCTATGAGCTGGCTGTGCGGGCCGCCGATCAGGAGCCGTTCTACACCATGCGGTTCGTCAAGGGCCGGACCCTGAGCGAGGCGGCTCGGGCATGGCACCAGACCCGCCGACAGGCGCAGGGAGAAATGCTCGATCTTCTCCCGTTACTCAATGCCTTCATCACGGTCTGCAACACAATCGCGTACGCTCATTCCCGACGAGTGATCCACCGCGACCTCAAGGGTGAGAACGTCGTGATGGGTGACTTCGGCGAAGTCGTCGTGCTCGATTGGGGTTTGGCGAAGCTGGTCGATCAGAAGCCCGAGGCGGACGCTGCCTCGCTCGACGCCGATAATGCCGGTCCGATCGATATCGGTCTCACGATGCAGGGGCAGGCGATGGGGACGCCCGCCTACATGGCACCGGAGCAGGCGTCCGGACGGGTCGATATCATCGACCGCTGTACCGATATCTACGGGCTGGGAGCGATTCTTTACGAAGTGCTGACGGGTGACCCGCCGTTCTCCGGTCAAGACACCGAAGAGGTGCTGCGGAAAGTCCGTGAGGAACCACCCCGGCCGCCCCGCGAGCGATGGCCCGACGTGCCCCCGGCGCTCGAAAGCATCTGTATGCGTGCGCTCGCGAAACAGCCGAAGGACCGCTTCGCGTCCGCCAGTGAGCTGGCCACGGCCGTTCAGAGTTGGCAGGAAGTTGAGCGTCGCGAAGCCCAGGAAGAGCGCGATCGCTTCTTCACTCTCTCCCTCGACATGCTGAATATCGCCGGCTTCGATGGGTATTTCAAGCGGGTGAACCCGGCGTTCGAACGGACCCTTGGGTACACCGTCGAGGAGGTGCTTGCAGCACCGTACCTGAGTTTCATCCACCCTGACGATGTCGAGCGGACGATCGCTGAGGCTCAGAAGATCGCCAGCGGCACCGGTACGGTTACGTTCGAAAACCGGTATCGCTGCAAAGATGGATCGTACCGATGGTTCCTGTGGACTGCGACACCGTATCCAACCCGCCAGTTGATCTACTCAGCGGCGAAGGACATTACGGACCGAAAGCTGGCGGAGGAGGCATTGCGCAAGGGCGCGGAACGCTACCGATCGGTCATCACGGCCATGCAGGATGGCATTCTCGTTCTTGACGCCGACGGCAGTATTCGAACGTGTAATCCCAGTGCGGAGCGCATTCTTGGACTCACCGCTGAGCAGATTATCGGTCGCACGGCCGTCGATCCGCGCTGGCGAGCCATTCATGACGACGGCTCGCCGTTTCCGAGCGACGCGTTTCCAGTTGCGGAAACCTTGCGCACGGGCCAGCCGTGCTCGAACGTCGTCATGGGAGTGTACAAACCGGATGACACGCTGACGTGGATTTCCATCAACTCCGAGCCCGCCTTCGAGGCCGACGGGACGACCCTCAGCGGCGTCGTGGCGTCGTTCGAAGACATTACTGAACGCAGACGGCTCGAGGAGGCTCTGCGGCAGGCGTCAACCGAGCTGGCAATTCTTCGTCATGGCAGGCCAGGAGAAATTCCGCCCGCCTCCGGACAGCCTGAGCGCGTGTGA
- a CDS encoding alpha/beta fold hydrolase gives MKRVLTLAGVLLISLMASLAAQTGIKSEFVTLKTGDGVTLHGALWTPARGKSRVGIVIAAGADSEFYSDWLVWLGEHFARSGYIALSMNRRDHGPQQWFHQFEPSAMDHKYMVDLLAARGVQAVVLAGHSYGTVTAPYYAMASDDPRVKALVLYGPHGYKRDGLTRSFGSQAEYEQTVARARDMVAAGRGRETFLLPPILPGGPPRPSSYETFLNRGGPDTSAVPIEIIRKVQGRPILAIRDPADPYRATVPPAQQQLLEANKNLEYVLLPDIRNGKMDGAAHQFQGREDEVLRITLAWLGKQRLSP, from the coding sequence ATGAAACGCGTCCTGACACTCGCCGGGGTCCTGCTCATCTCGTTGATGGCGAGTCTGGCCGCGCAGACGGGCATCAAGAGCGAGTTCGTCACACTGAAAACCGGTGACGGCGTGACCCTGCACGGTGCGCTGTGGACGCCTGCGCGGGGAAAGTCGCGCGTCGGGATCGTCATCGCCGCCGGCGCAGACTCCGAGTTCTACAGTGACTGGCTCGTTTGGCTGGGTGAGCACTTCGCGCGGTCAGGCTACATCGCGCTGTCGATGAACCGCCGTGACCACGGGCCGCAGCAGTGGTTCCACCAGTTTGAGCCATCGGCGATGGATCACAAGTACATGGTCGACCTCCTCGCCGCGCGCGGCGTTCAGGCGGTCGTTCTCGCCGGCCACAGTTATGGCACCGTGACGGCGCCGTACTACGCCATGGCCTCCGACGATCCCCGCGTCAAGGCGCTCGTCCTCTACGGACCGCATGGTTACAAGCGCGACGGGCTGACACGGTCCTTCGGCTCCCAGGCCGAGTACGAGCAGACCGTCGCCAGGGCCAGGGACATGGTCGCAGCGGGGCGAGGCCGGGAGACATTTCTGCTGCCGCCCATACTCCCCGGCGGGCCGCCCCGGCCGAGTTCCTACGAGACGTTTCTCAATCGGGGAGGCCCTGATACCAGCGCGGTCCCGATCGAGATCATCCGGAAGGTCCAGGGCCGGCCTATCCTGGCGATTCGCGACCCCGCGGATCCATACCGCGCGACCGTTCCGCCCGCCCAGCAGCAGTTGCTGGAAGCCAACAAGAATCTCGAGTACGTACTCCTGCCCGACATCAGGAATGGAAAGATGGACGGCGCCGCACATCAGTTCCAGGGGCGGGAAGACGAGGTCTTGCGCATCACCCTGGCGTGGCTCGGGAAGCAGAGGCTGAGCCCGTAG
- a CDS encoding multicopper oxidase family protein: MTRGTLWNPWTLSVDAVELRSFASSDVARGRFVGPTIRLRPGDILRLRVENRLPACADMAAHGCINDTNIHTHGLWVSPAGNSDNVLIAVPPGGRFDYEYLIPADHPAGTFWYHPHRHGSSLYQIGSGMAGALIIEGDRLPADDRPGDIDVLLRDERGRAFPDRELLLQQINYACFDDRGAVRRTRADGDDTRPWRCPPGDTGRIQAGTPFGNRSFWRQTGRYTSINGEVQPEVVASVGRFERWRLIHAGIRERVRLELRRVADGAPMLRTVPAADQEAWMDRFCTGQPLRLWEIALDGLTRSDVRQTSVAVVSPGERLDVLAYLPAPGRYCAIHAPFEPVGTVGNGRAVAPRRMLAIVRAEGTGSTADPESVLRSSLISAAERALAGPAHAATRRRVIADLKQGLRLNAFVPHRTIADAELTGRQVALFHNIAPAGQEPTFAIDDREYDHERIDRVLPLGGVEEWRVSTEAGTLVDHQFHIHVNPFQIVSIRNADGLDVIDTGSPGHDPDYAGLSGQWRDSMTLKSGYQAVLRTRYERFIGDFVLHCHIVQHGDQGMMQNLRIVPGSPRRDH, from the coding sequence ATGACGCGAGGAACTCTGTGGAACCCCTGGACGCTGAGCGTCGACGCCGTCGAGCTGCGCAGCTTCGCAAGCAGCGACGTTGCACGCGGACGCTTCGTGGGACCCACGATCCGCCTGCGGCCTGGGGACATCCTGCGACTTCGCGTCGAAAACCGGCTGCCGGCGTGCGCGGACATGGCCGCGCACGGCTGCATCAATGACACCAACATTCACACTCACGGGCTATGGGTCTCGCCCGCCGGCAACAGCGATAACGTGTTGATCGCGGTGCCCCCGGGCGGACGGTTCGATTACGAGTACCTGATCCCCGCCGATCATCCCGCGGGCACGTTCTGGTACCATCCGCACCGGCACGGCAGCTCGCTCTACCAGATCGGGAGCGGCATGGCCGGCGCGCTCATCATCGAAGGCGATCGGCTGCCGGCGGACGATCGGCCGGGGGATATCGACGTGCTGCTCAGGGATGAGCGCGGGCGCGCGTTTCCGGATCGTGAGCTGCTGCTCCAGCAGATCAACTACGCCTGCTTTGACGACCGGGGTGCGGTGCGGCGAACGCGCGCCGACGGAGACGACACACGGCCCTGGCGCTGTCCACCGGGCGACACCGGACGAATCCAGGCGGGCACGCCCTTCGGCAACCGCAGCTTCTGGCGGCAGACCGGGCGTTATACGTCGATCAACGGTGAGGTGCAGCCGGAGGTCGTCGCGTCAGTCGGACGATTCGAACGGTGGCGGCTGATCCACGCCGGCATCCGTGAACGTGTCCGTCTCGAGCTGCGCCGCGTGGCCGACGGCGCCCCGATGCTGCGGACCGTCCCTGCCGCCGACCAGGAAGCGTGGATGGATCGGTTCTGTACGGGCCAGCCGCTGCGATTGTGGGAGATCGCGCTCGACGGCCTTACTCGGTCCGACGTTCGCCAGACGTCGGTCGCCGTCGTGTCGCCGGGCGAGCGTCTGGATGTTCTGGCGTACTTGCCGGCCCCTGGGCGCTATTGCGCCATTCACGCGCCGTTCGAGCCAGTCGGCACCGTGGGGAACGGACGCGCCGTCGCTCCCAGGAGGATGTTAGCCATTGTCCGCGCCGAAGGCACAGGGAGTACCGCCGACCCCGAATCGGTGTTGCGCTCCAGTCTGATCAGCGCCGCGGAGCGCGCGCTTGCGGGTCCTGCGCACGCGGCGACGCGGCGGCGAGTCATTGCCGATCTGAAACAAGGCTTGCGCCTGAACGCCTTCGTTCCGCACAGGACGATCGCGGACGCCGAACTCACCGGCAGGCAGGTCGCGCTGTTCCACAACATCGCGCCCGCAGGTCAGGAGCCCACGTTCGCCATCGACGATCGAGAATACGATCACGAGCGGATTGACCGCGTGCTGCCGCTTGGCGGCGTCGAAGAATGGCGCGTCAGCACGGAGGCCGGCACGCTCGTCGACCATCAGTTCCACATCCATGTCAACCCGTTCCAGATCGTCTCGATCCGGAACGCCGATGGCCTGGACGTCATCGACACCGGGAGCCCGGGACACGATCCGGACTACGCGGGCCTCAGCGGTCAATGGCGCGACAGCATGACGCTGAAGAGCGGCTATCAGGCCGTGCTGCGCACGCGCTACGAGCGGTTCATCGGGGATTTCGTGCTGCATTGCCATATCGTCCAGCACGGGGATCAAGGCATGATGCAGAACCTGCGGATCGTGCCCGGTTCCCCTCGACGGGATCACTGA